A single genomic interval of bacterium harbors:
- a CDS encoding 2-oxo acid dehydrogenase subunit E2 has translation MSIKVVVPQIGQSIAEATIVKWFKKPGDSVDKGEILVEIGTDKINTEIPAPESGIVERLLVQEGETVPVQTEIAVIVSEVERASRPLESPTQRHSPLVRRLAQEHNIDLSQISGTGEGGRITKEDLEKVIQKQQPPEKSRGDEVVPLSRMRKLIAAHMVNSKRSTAELTTFFEVDMTEVVRQRETGRQQGLKLTYLPFVIAATAKALRAFPIVNSSIQGENIHYKKDCNIGIAIAIDEGLIVPVLKKVDEKNVAGIARAAAELAERARAHHLTPEDMSDGTFTITNPGVFGALTGTPIINYPQVAILELGAVVKRAVVIQDAIAIRSMAYFSLTYDHRAMDGAVADSFLAHIKKTLETTCPPALE, from the coding sequence ATGAGTATCAAAGTAGTCGTTCCTCAAATTGGACAGAGCATCGCCGAAGCAACCATCGTGAAGTGGTTTAAAAAGCCCGGAGATTCGGTGGATAAAGGGGAAATCCTGGTAGAAATTGGAACCGACAAAATCAATACGGAAATTCCAGCGCCGGAATCCGGAATTGTTGAGCGGTTGTTGGTGCAGGAAGGGGAAACTGTGCCGGTTCAAACGGAGATTGCGGTGATTGTAAGCGAAGTAGAGCGGGCGTCCCGCCCGCTTGAGTCTCCAACACAGCGACACTCTCCCCTGGTGCGAAGGCTCGCGCAAGAACACAATATCGATCTGAGTCAAATCTCCGGTACGGGTGAAGGCGGCAGAATTACGAAAGAGGATTTGGAGAAAGTAATTCAAAAACAGCAACCGCCGGAAAAATCGCGCGGTGATGAAGTTGTTCCCTTGTCCCGCATGCGCAAACTGATTGCTGCGCACATGGTAAACAGCAAGCGGTCTACCGCGGAGCTTACAACTTTTTTTGAAGTGGATATGACTGAAGTCGTTCGACAACGCGAGACAGGAAGGCAACAAGGTTTAAAGCTAACGTACCTTCCATTTGTGATTGCAGCCACCGCCAAAGCGTTGCGCGCTTTTCCCATCGTTAATTCTTCAATTCAAGGGGAAAACATTCACTATAAGAAGGATTGCAATATTGGAATTGCCATTGCAATTGATGAAGGTCTCATTGTGCCAGTCCTCAAAAAAGTTGACGAAAAGAACGTTGCCGGAATTGCTCGCGCGGCTGCTGAACTTGCGGAACGGGCCCGCGCTCATCACCTGACGCCGGAGGACATGAGCGATGGCACCTTCACAATTACCAATCCCGGTGTCTTCGGAGCGTTAACCGGTACGCCTATTATCAACTATCCGCAGGTTGCCATTCTGGAATTGGGAGCAGTCGTGAAAAGAGCGGTTGTGATTCAAGATGCGATCGCTATCCGTTCCATGGCGTATTTCAGTTTGACATACGATCATCGGGCCATGGATGGCGCGGTTGCGGATTCCTTCCTGGCGCACATTAAGAAAACTCTGGAAACCACATGTCCACCGGCACTCGAATAG